One Salmo salar unplaced genomic scaffold, Ssal_v3.1, whole genome shotgun sequence genomic region harbors:
- the LOC106598333 gene encoding GTPase IMAP family member 8 (The sequence of the model RefSeq protein was modified relative to this genomic sequence to represent the inferred CDS: added 31 bases not found in genome assembly), with product MADAASFRDEVSSLRILLLGRSDDKKSTVGNMILQKEAFRPAYFFKYKQPCDSASGEVNGKSVTVVKTPDFFALPLTVRSLMEEMENCKYLSAPGPHGLLLVLKPEDFTEKNRNTFKLILSIFGKEAFKHSMVIITHEGVTGNPHLRQMIKECGGRYHEMYKQGSDHKELTEKIEKMVEENEWRYLTSNEETTHDTMTPKAQRLNVVLCGRRGAGKTSTANAILGQTESSPKSSSSSVCVKREGEVCGRPVTLIELPALYGTPLTQEEVMRETFHCVSLCDSGVHAFLLVVPLGPITDEDKGELETIQKILSSRVNDFIMVLFRQDYIPVDKTAVNFVEQNADTKQLIKMCGGRYKIFDALKIVNAKQMTELVAEIVKMREQNRTCYTLYMYMEAKHQSELDQNRRIKDLEERIRNMSQGAELECSSTECIRVVLIGKTGNGKSASANTILGRKEFESKPSTDSVTTVCKKAVGKVDGRTVSVVDTPGLFDTTLSNKDVQQEIVKCVSLSAPGPHVFIIVLSIGRITQEELDTLDLIETTFGPRAGMFCLVLFTRGDDLGKKSIQDYIGNSKNAKLKKLLRDCGDRFHVFNNKDKTNHTQVTELLKKINKMVSMNKGSFYTNEMFQEAEASIKQKQEAILKEREMEIKADMEKLKVSHETDMEKMKSKLEEERLKVQEERHLRENMLREREEAIRKEHEDKEKAEKEGRELEDKKRKEDEKLKKEIWDTEKEKMEKEIKTHEIKLKTLQREKEEEYNMRMEKLRKEEKDREEQLQNQERKFDQLKREQEEEIKRREKEEDERRKKEEKVRQEWQSKIEEAEKGQTDLQEVMRREKEAWEEQLKKERDRQQEEERLRRQKEVETLVEQEEKQRRLREQFEREREQDRIKMKQSEEQRREIEQKERDRIEKDFEEKRRELTEKMTMQQEQWERERKEEQERRFQEDVNRGVEERLRLRKLEETFQEEREEENRRKEEEDKVRRDQEERKLKEMKADYERKTKEKKDTYEQEARRHAEEINNFKEKYENDIQKLSDQLEEEKDKLRQKHKEECDRLKDQYADKMKELEEKQKEEIENMTTVKGITKQVVNKCTMQ from the exons TGTCTTCACTCAGGATTCTGCTTCTGGGGAGGAGTGATGACAAGAAGAGTACTGTGGGTAACATGATCCTACAGAAAGAAGCTTTTAGGCCTGCTTATTTCTTCAAATATAAACAGCCATGCGATTCAGCCAGTGGGGAGGTGAATGGCAAGTCTGTTACTGTTGTAAAGACTCCAGACTTCTTTGCTCTACCTCTGACTGTGCGGTCCctgatggaggagatggagaattGTAAGTACCTCTCTGCTCCTGGGCCTCATGGGCTCTTGCTGGTGTTGAAGCCTGAGGACTTCACAGAGAAGAACAGAAACACATTCAAGTTGATCCTGAGCATATTTGGTAAAGAGGCCTTCAAGCACTCAATGGTGATCATTACTCACGAGGGAGTCACAGGAAATCCTCATCTGAGACAAATGATCAAAGAATGTGGAGGAAGGTATCATGAAATGTACAAACAAGGAAGTGACCACAAAGAGTTAACTGAAAAGATAGAAAAGATGGTAGAGGAGAATGAATGGAGATATCTCACCTCCAATGAAGAGACGACACATGATACCATGACACCAAAGGCTCAGAGACTGAACGTGGTGCTGTGTGGCAGAAGAGGAGCTGGGAAGACTTCTACAGCCAATGCCATACTGGGTCAGACAGAGTCCAGTCCAAAGTCCAGCTCCTCCTcagtgtgtgtgaagagagaaggagaggtgtgtgGTCGGCCGGTCACCCTCATCGAGCTGCCTGCTCTGTATGGAACACCTCTCACTCAGGAGGAAGTGATGCGTGAGACTttccactgtgtctctctctgtgactctggagtccatgctttcctcctggttGTACCTTTGGGTCCAATCACTGATGAAGACAAAGGAGAGTTGGAGACCATCCAGAAGATACTCAGCTCACGAGTCAATGACTTTATCATGGTCCTGTTTAGACAGGATTACATTCCAGTTGATAAAACTGCAGTTAACTTTGTGGAACAAAATGCAGACACAAAGCAACTGATCAAGATGTGCGGAGGGCGATATAAAATCTTTGATGCTTTGAAGATTGTTAACGCCAAGCAGATGACAGAACTTGTAGCAGAAATAGTCAAAATGAGGgagcagaacagaacctgctacaCTCTGTACATGTACATGGAGGCTAAACACCAATCAGAACTGGACCAAAACAGAAGAATCAAGGATTTAGAGGAGAGAATCAGGAACATGTCACAAG GTGCTGAATTGGAGTGTTCCAGCACAGAGTGCATAAGGGTGGTGCTGATTGGGAAAACTGGAAATGGGAAGAGCGCCTCCGCAAACACTATCCTGGGCAGAAAGGAATTTGAGTCTAAACCCAGCACTGATTCTGTGACAACAGTTTGCAAGAAGGCAGTCGGCAAAGTTGATGGAAGAACAGTTTCTGTGGTGGACACACCTGGACTTTTTGACACAACATTGTCTAATAAAGATGTTCAGCAAGAGATAGTGAAATGTGTTTCCCTGTCAGCTCCTGGACCCCATGTGTTTATCATAGTGTTGAGTATCGGGAGAATCACACAAGAGGAGCTGGACACTTTGGACCTCATAGAGACAACCTTTGGTCCACGGGCAGGAATGTTCTGCTTAGTTCTGTTTACTAGAGGAGATGACTTGGGAAAGAAATCAATTCAAGATTACATTGGGAACAGCAAGAATGCCAAACTGAAAAAACTGCTCAGAGATTGTGGAGACAGATTCCATGTCTTCAACAACAAAGACAAAACTAACCACACACAGGTCACTGAGCTTCTTAAGAAGATTAACAAAATGGTGTCCATGAACAAGGGCAGTTTCTACACCAATGAGATGTTCCAAGAGGCAGAGGCATCCATTAAACAAAAACAGGAAGCaatactgaaggagagagagatggagataaaggCTGACATGGAGAAACTGAAGGTCAGCCATGAAACAGACATGGAAAAGATGAAGTCAAAGTTGGAAGAGGAGAGATTGAAAGTTCAGGAGGAAAGACATCTGAGAGAAaacatgttgagagagagagaggaagctatTAGAAAAGAACATGAAGACAAGGAGAAAGcagagaaggaaggaagagagtTGGAGGACAAAAAAAGGAAAGAAGATGAAAAGTTGAAAAAAGAAATATGGGACACAGAAAAAGAGAAGATGGAAAAAGAGATTAAAACTCACGAAATAAAGTTGAAAACCCTCCAAAGAGAAAAGGAAGAAGAATATAACATGAGGATGGAAAAACTgagaaaagaagagaaagacagagaagaaCAGCTTCAAAATCAAGAAAGGAAGTTTGATCAACTTAAAAGGGAACAGGAGGAAGAAattaaaaggagagagaaagaagaggatgagaggagaaagaaggaagAGAAAGTAAGACAAGAGTGGCAAAGCAAAATAGAGGAAGCAGAGAAAGGTCAAACAGATCTCCAAGAGGTCATGCGTAGAGAAAAAGAGGCATGGGAGGAACAGttgaagaaagaaagagacagacaacAGGAAGAAGAAAGGCTAAGGAGACAGAAGGAGGTAGAAACTCTTGTAGAACAGGAGGAAAAACAGAGGAGATTGAGAGAGCAgtttgaaagagagagggaacaagatAGAATAAAGATGAAGCAAtcagaagagcagaggagagaaataGAGCAGAAAGAAAGAGACCGAATAGAAAAAGACTTtgaagaaaagaggagagagttgACAGAGAAAATGACAATGCAACAAGAGCAGTGGGAGAGAGAACGTAAAGAGGAACAGGAAAGAAGATTTCAAGAGGATGTAAAtcgaggagtggaggagagactaAGACTAAGAAAACTGGAGGAAACATTTCAAGAAGAACGTGAAGAAGAAaacaggaggaaagaggaggaagataAAGTCAGGAGAGATCAAGAAGAGAGGAAATTGAAGGAAATGAAGGCAGATTAtgaaaggaaaacaaaagaaaagaaGGATACATATGAACAAGAGGCCAGAAGA